In Lates calcarifer isolate ASB-BC8 linkage group LG15, TLL_Latcal_v3, whole genome shotgun sequence, one genomic interval encodes:
- the LOC108893206 gene encoding 4F2 cell-surface antigen heavy chain gives MNKDTEIDMKEVELNELDPEKQPMTGDGQAPGGEKNGSVKLKVPEDEVTFTGLSKEELMKVAGTPGWVRTRWVLLVLFWLGWVGMLAGAIVIIVQAPRCKPIPEMNWWNEGPLYQVSDIAAFSDGMEGVEKKLDDISQLKVKGLVLGPLHTVQTNNSQTLDLETIDPVFGNKEQLVAVLEKAHKKGISVVLDLTPNYPGGAPWFSTANADGVVDKVKAAAEYWLNLGVDGIKVPDLNEVSTSVEWSKLQAVVQGNRTEGTKKKALMGVVGGLSATEVSQLLNISGVDLILSDLLSSTSVDRIKAMDILHSQQRSLGWGLGAEQQDQLSKLAKTPSLIRLYQLLLFTMPGTPVFTYGDEIGLQAGLNEKPKMVWDIEKEPTEVAPADEAAETERKERIAVKKWFKSLSDLRVKERSLLHGDYYPLYSSPSALSFLRLWDQSDRYITAVNWGERPETITLTLPPTEGVELPKTAEVKLSAGTNSTSDATKESTISLDKITLGPGQAILLKFPYTG, from the exons atgaacaaagacacagagattGACATGAAGGAAGTGGAGCTTAATGAACTGGACCCTGAGAAGCAGCCCATGACAGGCGATGGCCAGGCACCAGGCGGAGAGAAAAATGGCAGCGTGAAGCTGAAGGTCCCTGAGGACGAGGTTACATTCACCGGCCTTTCCAAAGAGGAGTTGATGAAAGTTGCTGGTACCCCAGG ATGGGTGCGAACCCGTTGGGTGCTTCTTGTCCTGTTTTGGCTGGGCTGGGTAGGCATGCTGGCTGGAGCCATTGTAATCATAGTCCAGGCCCCTCGCTGCAAACCCATCCCTGAGATGAACTGGTGGAATGAAGGACCCTTGTACCAGGTCTCTGACATTGCAGCTTTCTCTGATGGAATGGAAG GTGTTGAGAAGAAGTTGGACGACATAAGCCAGTTGAAGGTGAAAGGCCTTGTTCTTGGGCCTCTTCATACTGTCCAGACTAACAACTCACAAACTCTAGATCTTGAAACCATCGACCCAGTCTTCGGTAACAAGGAACAGCTGGTGGCTGTGCTGGAAAAAGCCCACAAGAAGG GCATTTCTGTGGTGCTTGACCTGACTCCAAACTACCCGGGAGGTGCTCCCTGGTTCAGCACTGCTAATGCTGATGGTGTGGTGGACAAAGTCAAG GCTGCAGCAGAGTACTGGCTGAATTTGGGTGTTGATGGCATCAAGGTACCTGACTTAAATGAGGTCTCCACCTCTGTTGAATGGTCAAAACTGCAAGCTGTTGTCCAGGGCAACCGCACTGAGGGCACCAAGAAAAA GGCCTTGATGGGTGTTGTTGGAGGTTTGTCGGCTACAGAGGTGTCTCAGCTCCTCAATATCTCAGGTGTAGACCTCATCCTGTCTGACCTGCTCAGCAGCACAA GTGTGGACCGCATCAAGGCTATGGACATCCTTCACTCTCAGCAGAGAAGTCTGGGCTGGGGTCTAGGTGCCGAGCAACAGGACCAGCTGTCAAAACTAGCAAAAACTCCATCCCTGATCCGTCTCTACCAGCTCCTGCTGTTTACCATGCCTGGAACCCCAGTGTTTACCTATGGAGATGAGATTGGCCTTCAGGCAGGATTG AACGAAAAACCTAAGATGGTTTGGGACATAGAGAAGGAACCTACTGAGGTAGCACCTGCTGATGAGGCTGCTGAG ACTGAGCGGAAGGAACGCATTGCTGTAAAGAAGTGGTTCAAATCCCTCAGCGACCTGCGAGTCAAAGAGCGCTCTCTACTCCATGGCGACTACTACCCCCTCTATTCCTCCCCTtctgctctttctttcctccGTCTGTGGGACCAGAGCGACAGATATATAACGGCTGTCAACTGGGGAGAACGACCTGAGACAATCACTTTGACACTACCACCTACAG agggagtAGAGTTGCCAAAGACAGCTGAGGTGAAGCTGTCTGCTGGCACAAACTCCACATCAGATGCCACTAAAGAGTCCACTATCAGCCTGGACAAAATCACTCTAGGACCTGGACAAGCCATCCTGCTGAAGTTCCCCTACACAGGCTAA